Proteins found in one Pseudomonas mosselii genomic segment:
- a CDS encoding YaeQ family protein, which produces MAQPSTTYKFELNLTDLDRGVYENVRQTIARHPSETEERMAVRLLAYALWYNEQLSFGRGLSDVDEAALWEKSLDDRILHWIEVGQPDADRLTWCSRRTERTSLLAYGSLRVWENKVLGAVKGLKNLSIAAVPQDVLEILATDMPRTIKWDVMISEGTVFVTDDRGQHEVQLQWLLGERG; this is translated from the coding sequence ATGGCCCAGCCGTCCACCACCTACAAGTTCGAACTGAATCTGACCGACCTCGATCGCGGCGTGTACGAGAACGTTCGCCAGACCATCGCCCGTCATCCCTCGGAAACCGAAGAACGCATGGCCGTGCGCCTGCTGGCCTATGCCCTCTGGTACAACGAGCAGCTGTCCTTCGGTCGCGGCCTGTCGGACGTCGATGAGGCGGCCCTGTGGGAAAAAAGCCTGGACGATCGCATCCTGCACTGGATCGAGGTTGGCCAGCCCGACGCCGACCGCCTGACCTGGTGCTCGCGGCGGACCGAGCGCACCAGTCTGTTGGCCTATGGCAGCTTGCGCGTTTGGGAGAACAAGGTGCTTGGCGCAGTCAAGGGCCTGAAGAACCTGAGCATCGCCGCCGTGCCGCAAGACGTGCTGGAGATCCTCGCCACCGACATGCCGCGCACCATCAAGTGGGATGTGATGATCAGCGAAGGCACGGTGTTCGTCACCGACGACCGTGGCCAGCACGAAGTGCAGCTGCAGTGGCTGCTCGGCGAGCGCGGCTGA
- the lysS gene encoding lysine--tRNA ligase has translation MSDLKTEAQDLQQEENALIALRKEKLAAERAKGNAFPNDFRRDSYCNDLQKQYADKTKEELEAAAIPVKVAGRIMLNRGSFMVIQDMTGRIQVYVNRKTLPEETLAAVKTWDLGDIISAEGTLARSGKGDLYVEMTRVRLLTKSLRPLPDKHHGLTDTEQRYRQRYVDLMVNEETRHTFRVRSQVISHIRKFLIERDFLEVETPMLQTIPGGAAAKPFETHHNALDMAMFLRIAPELYLKRLVVGGFEKVFEINRNFRNEGVSTRHNPEFTMLEFYQAYADYRDNMDLTEELFRELAQLVLGSTDVPYGDKVFHFGEPFVRLSVFDSILKYNPELTAADLQDVDRAREIAKKAGAKVLGHEGLGKLQVMIFEELVEHKLEQPHFITEYPFEVSPLARRNDDNPAVTDRFELFIGGREIANAYSELNDAEDQAERFLAQVAEKDAGDDEAMHYDADFVRALEYGMPPTAGEGIGIDRLVMLLTNSPSIRDVILFPHMRPQA, from the coding sequence ATGAGCGACCTCAAGACCGAAGCGCAAGACCTGCAACAGGAAGAAAACGCCCTGATCGCCCTGCGCAAGGAAAAACTTGCCGCCGAGCGCGCCAAGGGCAATGCCTTCCCCAACGACTTCCGCCGCGACAGCTACTGCAACGACCTGCAGAAACAGTACGCGGACAAGACCAAGGAAGAGCTGGAAGCAGCCGCCATCCCGGTCAAGGTCGCCGGTCGCATCATGCTCAACCGTGGCTCGTTCATGGTCATCCAGGACATGACCGGCCGCATCCAGGTCTACGTCAATCGCAAGACCCTGCCGGAAGAGACCCTGGCCGCGGTCAAGACCTGGGACCTGGGTGACATCATCAGCGCCGAGGGCACCCTGGCCCGCTCCGGCAAGGGTGACCTGTACGTCGAGATGACCCGCGTGCGCCTGCTGACCAAGTCGCTGCGCCCACTGCCGGACAAGCACCACGGCCTGACCGACACCGAGCAGCGCTACCGCCAGCGCTACGTCGACCTGATGGTCAACGAGGAAACCCGCCACACCTTCCGTGTGCGTTCGCAGGTGATCTCGCACATCCGCAAGTTCCTCATCGAGCGCGACTTCCTCGAAGTCGAAACCCCGATGCTGCAGACCATCCCCGGCGGCGCCGCGGCCAAGCCGTTCGAAACCCACCACAACGCCCTGGACATGGCCATGTTCCTGCGCATCGCGCCGGAGCTGTACCTCAAGCGCCTGGTGGTCGGTGGTTTCGAGAAGGTGTTCGAGATCAACCGCAACTTCCGTAACGAAGGCGTTTCGACTCGTCACAACCCTGAATTCACCATGCTCGAGTTCTACCAGGCCTACGCCGACTACCGCGACAACATGGACCTCACCGAGGAACTGTTCCGCGAGCTGGCGCAGCTGGTACTGGGCAGCACCGACGTGCCGTATGGCGACAAGGTGTTCCACTTCGGCGAGCCGTTCGTGCGCCTGTCGGTGTTCGACTCGATCCTCAAGTACAACCCGGAGCTCACCGCCGCCGACCTGCAGGACGTCGACCGTGCCCGCGAGATCGCCAAGAAAGCCGGCGCCAAGGTGCTCGGCCACGAAGGCCTGGGCAAGCTGCAGGTGATGATTTTCGAAGAGTTGGTCGAGCACAAGCTGGAACAGCCGCACTTCATCACCGAGTACCCGTTCGAAGTGTCGCCGCTGGCCCGTCGCAACGACGACAACCCGGCCGTGACCGACCGCTTCGAGCTGTTCATCGGTGGCCGCGAGATTGCCAACGCCTACTCCGAGCTCAACGATGCCGAAGACCAGGCCGAGCGCTTCCTGGCCCAGGTGGCCGAAAAGGACGCCGGTGACGACGAGGCCATGCACTACGATGCCGACTTCGTCCGCGCCCTGGAATACGGCATGCCGCCGACCGCCGGTGAAGGCATCGGCATCGACCGCCTGGTGATGCTGCTGACCAACTCGCCGTCGATCCGCGACGTGATCCTGTTCCCGCACATGCGTCCACAGGCCTGA
- the recJ gene encoding single-stranded-DNA-specific exonuclease RecJ, producing the protein MRIEPRPLPSPLPLLGNLPPLLTRLYAARGVQTEAELDKSLARLLPFQQLKGIDAAVDLLVEALDQRQRILIVGDFDADGATASTVGVLGLRLLGAAHVDYLVPNRFEYGYGLTPEIVEVALQRQPQLLITVDNGISSVEGVAAAKAAGLKVLVTDHHLPGEQLPAADAIVNPNQPGCGFPSKSLAGVGVIFYVLMALRARLRILGRYEAQPQPNIGELLDLVALGSVADVVPLDANNRILVHQGLERIRAGRARPGLKAILEVARRDHRRITSTDLGFILGPRLNAAGRLDDMSLGIECLLCEDAALALDMAQQLDGLNQDRKSIEQGMQREALAQLKDLPVESMPYGLCLFDADWHQGVIGILASRLKERYHRPTIAFADAGEGMLKGSARSVPGFHIRDALDAVAARHPALISKFGGHAMAAGLSLPAENFPSFAEAFDEEVRRQLREDDLTGRLLSDGTLAVEEFHLDLARALRNAGPWGQHFPEPLFHGVFQLVEQRVVGERHLKVVLKSECGAVRLDGIAFGIDREVWPNPTVRWVELAYKLDVNEFRGNESVQLMIAHMEAR; encoded by the coding sequence ATGCGTATCGAACCCCGTCCCCTGCCGTCGCCCCTGCCATTGTTGGGCAACCTGCCACCCCTGCTGACACGCCTGTACGCCGCCCGTGGCGTTCAGACCGAGGCTGAACTGGACAAGAGCCTGGCGCGCCTGCTGCCATTCCAGCAGCTCAAGGGTATCGATGCGGCGGTGGACCTGCTGGTCGAGGCACTCGACCAGCGCCAGCGCATTCTCATTGTCGGCGACTTCGACGCCGACGGCGCCACCGCCAGTACCGTCGGTGTGCTTGGCCTGCGCCTGCTGGGCGCGGCGCATGTCGATTACCTGGTGCCCAATCGTTTCGAATACGGATACGGCTTGACCCCGGAGATCGTCGAGGTCGCCCTGCAGCGCCAGCCGCAGTTGCTGATCACCGTGGACAACGGCATCTCCAGCGTCGAGGGTGTAGCGGCCGCCAAGGCCGCCGGGCTCAAGGTGCTGGTTACCGACCACCACCTGCCGGGCGAACAGTTGCCCGCCGCCGATGCCATCGTCAATCCGAACCAGCCGGGATGCGGGTTCCCGAGCAAGTCCCTGGCCGGCGTGGGGGTAATCTTCTACGTGCTGATGGCCCTGCGCGCGCGCCTGCGCATCCTGGGGCGCTACGAGGCTCAGCCGCAGCCGAACATCGGTGAGTTGCTCGATCTGGTGGCGCTGGGCAGCGTCGCCGACGTGGTGCCGCTGGACGCCAACAACCGCATCCTGGTGCACCAGGGGCTGGAGCGAATCCGCGCCGGCCGCGCCCGCCCCGGGCTCAAGGCTATTCTCGAGGTGGCGCGGCGAGATCATCGACGCATCACTTCCACCGACCTGGGCTTCATCCTCGGCCCTCGGCTCAACGCCGCCGGGCGCCTGGACGACATGAGCCTGGGCATCGAGTGCCTGCTGTGCGAGGACGCGGCGTTGGCGCTGGACATGGCCCAGCAGCTCGATGGCCTGAACCAGGACCGCAAGTCCATCGAGCAGGGCATGCAGCGCGAGGCGCTGGCCCAGCTCAAGGACCTGCCAGTCGAGTCCATGCCCTATGGCCTGTGCCTGTTCGACGCCGACTGGCACCAGGGGGTGATCGGCATTCTTGCCTCGCGGTTGAAGGAGCGTTACCACCGTCCGACCATCGCCTTCGCCGATGCGGGGGAGGGGATGCTCAAGGGCTCGGCGCGCTCGGTGCCGGGGTTCCATATCCGCGACGCGCTGGATGCCGTGGCGGCGCGTCATCCGGCCTTGATCAGCAAGTTTGGCGGGCACGCGATGGCAGCTGGTCTGTCGTTGCCGGCCGAAAACTTTCCTTCGTTTGCCGAGGCGTTCGATGAAGAGGTGCGGCGTCAGTTGCGTGAGGATGACCTGACTGGTCGGCTGTTGTCGGACGGCACCCTGGCGGTCGAAGAGTTTCACCTGGACCTGGCGCGGGCATTGCGCAATGCCGGGCCTTGGGGACAGCACTTTCCAGAGCCGTTGTTTCATGGGGTGTTTCAGCTGGTCGAACAACGCGTCGTGGGGGAGCGCCACCTGAAGGTGGTACTCAAGAGCGAGTGCGGAGCGGTGCGTCTGGACGGAATTGCCTTCGGCATCGATCGCGAGGTCTGGCCGAACCCTACGGTGCGCTGGGTAGAGCTGGCCTACAAGCTGGATGTCAATGAGTTTCGCGGGAACGAGAGCGTGCAGTTGATGATTGCCCACATGGAGGCACGCTGA
- the prfB gene encoding peptide chain release factor 2 (programmed frameshift), protein MEIQPILNTIKDLTERSQSIRGYLDYDHKHDRLVEVNRELEDAAVWNKPEYAQALGRERAMLAQVVETLDKLSNGLTDCKDLLDMAVEEGDEGAVSDVETELQGLEESLAQLEFRRMFSGEMDPNNAYLDIQAGSGGTEAQDWANILLRMYLRWADKRGFDATIIELSEGEVAGIKGATVHIKGEYAFGWLRTEIGVHRLVRKSPFDSGARRHTSFSAVFVSPEIDDKVEIEINPSDLRIDTYRSSGAGGQHVNTTDSAVRITHVPTNTVVACQNERSQHANKDTAMKMLRAKLYELEMQKRNAASQALEDSKSDIGWGHQIRSYVLDDSRIKDLRTGVERSDCQKVLDGDLDQYLEASLKQGL, encoded by the exons ATGGAAATCCAACCGATCCTGAACACCATCAAGGACCTCACCGAGCGTTCCCAGTCCATTCGGGGGTATCTT GACTACGATCACAAACATGATCGTCTGGTCGAAGTAAACCGCGAGCTGGAAGACGCCGCTGTCTGGAACAAACCCGAGTACGCCCAGGCCCTGGGCCGCGAGCGCGCCATGCTGGCGCAGGTGGTCGAGACCCTCGATAAACTGTCCAACGGCCTGACCGACTGCAAGGACCTGCTCGACATGGCTGTCGAGGAGGGCGATGAAGGCGCTGTCAGCGATGTCGAGACCGAGCTGCAAGGGCTTGAGGAATCCCTCGCCCAGCTTGAGTTCCGTCGCATGTTCAGCGGCGAGATGGACCCGAACAACGCCTACCTGGACATCCAGGCCGGCTCCGGCGGCACCGAGGCCCAGGACTGGGCCAACATCCTGCTGCGCATGTACCTGCGCTGGGCCGACAAGCGCGGCTTCGACGCCACCATCATCGAACTGTCCGAAGGTGAAGTCGCCGGCATCAAGGGCGCCACCGTGCACATCAAGGGCGAGTACGCCTTCGGCTGGCTGCGCACCGAGATCGGCGTGCACCGCCTGGTGCGCAAGAGCCCGTTCGACTCCGGCGCCCGTCGCCACACCTCGTTCTCGGCGGTGTTCGTCTCGCCCGAGATCGACGACAAGGTCGAGATCGAGATCAACCCGTCCGACCTGCGCATCGACACCTACCGCTCCTCCGGTGCCGGTGGTCAGCACGTCAACACCACCGACTCGGCGGTGCGTATCACCCACGTGCCGACCAACACCGTGGTGGCCTGCCAGAACGAACGCTCCCAGCACGCCAACAAGGACACCGCCATGAAAATGCTGCGGGCCAAGTTGTACGAGCTGGAAATGCAGAAGCGCAACGCCGCCTCCCAGGCCTTGGAGGACAGTAAGTCGGACATCGGCTGGGGCCACCAGATCCGCTCCTACGTGCTCGACGACTCGCGCATCAAGGACCTGCGTACCGGCGTGGAGCGCAGCGACTGTCAGAAGGTCCTGGACGGCGACCTCGACCAGTACCTGGAAGCGAGCCTCAAGCAGGGGCTGTAA
- a CDS encoding flavohemoglobin expression-modulating QEGLA motif protein, with product MDEYQQTIRTLSDRIVATQTPIRVLDAVKWDDGIRQGFLKAKGKEPPAVDRAYYQNRPLSFDSSAVKAEFQSIERDITRQLGQFNPVGQIMRRMCKEYRMVVRMLEARGTEDFGLISQELYGAASDAFHAGDPTLADLGLMLSDYLNNIDGRGDLKDEPKNLTAKEAVEILQRRLNKVFGEAEETIRVFESDGIVADAAAGADYIKVRADAMFNSRDVRALEVHEGLVHVGTTLNGLNQPICTFLAKGPPSSTVTQEGLAILMEVIAFASYPSRLRKLTNRTRAIHMVEEGADFLQVFEFFRGQGFEMGQSYSNASRVFRGSVPNGLPFTKDLSYLKGFIMVYNYIQLAVKKGKLEQIPLLFCGKTTLEDMRTLRQLVEEGLVEPPKYLPEQFRDLNALSAWMCFSNFLNHLSLDRIEADYANIL from the coding sequence GTGGACGAGTACCAGCAGACCATACGCACGCTGTCCGACCGCATCGTCGCCACGCAGACCCCGATCCGCGTGCTTGACGCGGTGAAATGGGACGATGGCATCCGCCAGGGCTTTCTCAAGGCCAAGGGCAAGGAGCCACCAGCGGTGGACCGTGCCTACTACCAGAACCGCCCGCTGTCGTTCGACTCCAGCGCGGTGAAGGCCGAGTTCCAGAGTATCGAGCGCGACATCACCCGGCAGTTGGGCCAGTTCAATCCGGTCGGGCAGATCATGCGGCGCATGTGCAAGGAATACCGCATGGTGGTGCGCATGCTCGAGGCACGCGGCACCGAGGACTTCGGGCTGATCTCTCAGGAGCTCTATGGCGCCGCCTCCGACGCCTTCCACGCCGGCGACCCGACCCTGGCCGACCTGGGCCTGATGCTCTCGGATTACCTGAACAACATCGACGGTCGCGGCGACCTGAAGGACGAGCCGAAGAACCTCACGGCCAAGGAAGCGGTGGAGATCCTCCAGCGTCGCTTGAACAAGGTGTTCGGCGAGGCCGAGGAGACCATCCGCGTGTTCGAGTCCGACGGCATCGTTGCCGACGCCGCGGCCGGGGCCGACTACATCAAGGTGCGCGCCGACGCCATGTTCAACAGCCGCGACGTGCGCGCCCTGGAAGTGCATGAAGGCCTGGTGCACGTCGGCACTACCCTCAACGGGCTGAACCAGCCGATCTGTACTTTCCTGGCCAAGGGCCCGCCCTCGTCGACGGTGACCCAGGAGGGCCTGGCGATCCTCATGGAGGTGATCGCCTTTGCCTCCTACCCCAGCCGTCTGCGCAAGCTCACCAACCGTACCCGTGCCATCCACATGGTGGAGGAGGGCGCCGACTTCCTGCAGGTCTTCGAGTTCTTCCGCGGCCAGGGCTTCGAGATGGGGCAGAGCTACAGCAACGCCAGCCGGGTGTTCCGTGGCTCGGTGCCCAACGGCCTGCCATTCACCAAGGACTTGTCCTACCTCAAGGGCTTCATCATGGTTTACAACTACATTCAGTTGGCCGTGAAGAAGGGCAAGCTCGAGCAGATCCCTTTGCTGTTCTGCGGCAAGACCACCCTGGAAGACATGCGCACGCTGCGCCAGCTGGTCGAGGAAGGGCTGGTCGAACCGCCCAAGTACCTGCCCGAGCAGTTCCGCGACCTCAACGCGCTGTCGGCCTGGATGTGCTTCTCCAACTTCCTCAACCACCTGAGCCTGGACCGTATTGAAGCCGACTACGCGAACATTCTCTGA
- a CDS encoding alpha/beta hydrolase produces the protein MKPTTRTFSDACRHLAFGLGLLLLGGCSSLLFYPEPGQPFTPQRAHLQYQDLTLSAADGTRLHGWWLPVPQGVEVKGTVLHLHGNGGNLAWHLGGSYWLPKAGYQVLMIDYRGYGLSQGKPTLPEVYGDIGAALDWLDKAPQAQGRPLVLLGQSLGGAMAIHYLAQHPEQRRRFSALVFDGVPASYRAVGRYALSTSWMTWPLQVPLSWLVPDGDSAVNSIARLDSPPKLFFHSIDDNLVPLDNGLRLYRQAPPPRVLQLTRGGHVQTFADPTWRQVMLRFLEDPTHFNGLRRLAEVPNYPDEKN, from the coding sequence TTGAAGCCGACTACGCGAACATTCTCTGACGCCTGCCGTCACCTCGCCTTCGGCCTCGGGCTGCTGCTGTTGGGCGGTTGCAGCAGCCTGCTGTTCTATCCCGAGCCCGGTCAGCCGTTCACCCCGCAAAGGGCCCATCTGCAGTATCAGGACCTGACCCTCAGCGCCGCCGACGGCACGCGCCTGCATGGCTGGTGGCTGCCCGTGCCGCAGGGTGTCGAGGTCAAGGGCACGGTGCTGCACCTGCATGGCAATGGCGGCAACCTGGCCTGGCACCTGGGCGGCAGCTACTGGCTGCCGAAAGCAGGCTACCAGGTGTTGATGATCGACTATCGCGGTTATGGGCTGTCCCAGGGCAAGCCGACATTGCCTGAAGTGTACGGCGACATCGGCGCGGCGCTGGACTGGCTCGACAAGGCGCCCCAGGCCCAGGGCCGGCCGCTGGTGCTGCTCGGCCAGAGCCTCGGAGGGGCCATGGCCATCCACTACCTGGCCCAGCACCCCGAGCAGCGCCGACGCTTCAGCGCCCTGGTGTTCGATGGCGTGCCCGCCAGCTACCGGGCGGTGGGGCGATATGCCCTGAGCACTTCGTGGATGACCTGGCCGCTGCAGGTGCCGCTGTCGTGGTTGGTGCCGGACGGCGACAGCGCGGTCAACTCGATCGCCCGCCTGGACAGCCCGCCGAAGCTGTTCTTCCACAGCATCGACGACAACCTCGTACCATTGGACAACGGCCTGCGCCTGTACCGCCAGGCGCCGCCGCCCCGGGTGCTGCAATTGACCCGGGGCGGCCATGTGCAGACCTTCGCCGATCCGACCTGGCGTCAGGTGATGCTGCGTTTCCTGGAAGACCCTACCCATTTCAACGGCCTGCGCCGCCTGGCCGAAGTACCCAACTACCCTGACGAGAAGAACTAG
- a CDS encoding CaiB/BaiF CoA transferase family protein — protein sequence MPTPSKPLAGLKVIELGTLIAGPFASRICAEFGAEVIKVESPDGGDPLRKWRKLYEGTSLWWFVQARNKQSLTLNLKHPEGRDVLKRLLADADILIENFRPGVLEKLGLGWDVLHALNPRLVMVRLSGFGQTGPMKDQPGFGAVGESMGGLRYITGFEDRPPVRTGISIGDSIAALWGVIGALMALRHREVNGGAGQVVDVALYEAIFAMMESMVPEFDVFGFIRERTGNIMPGITPSCIHTTADGRHVQIGANGDAIFKRFMQAIGRDDLANDAALTTNDGRDARRDELYGVIDRWVNSLPLTEVMQTLNEAEVPASRIYSAEDMLGDPQFLAREMFLQARLPDGKPFKMPGIVPKLSDTPGSAEWVGPALGEHTATVLAGLGYDAAAIARLRAAGTV from the coding sequence ATGCCTACGCCCAGCAAACCCCTCGCCGGCCTGAAAGTCATCGAGCTCGGCACCCTGATCGCCGGCCCCTTCGCCTCGCGGATCTGCGCCGAATTCGGCGCCGAGGTGATCAAGGTCGAATCCCCCGATGGCGGCGACCCGCTGCGCAAGTGGCGCAAGCTCTATGAGGGTACCTCGCTGTGGTGGTTCGTCCAGGCGCGCAACAAGCAGTCACTGACCCTAAACCTCAAGCACCCGGAAGGCCGTGACGTGCTCAAGCGCCTGCTGGCCGACGCTGACATCCTGATCGAGAACTTCCGCCCTGGCGTGCTGGAAAAGCTGGGGTTGGGCTGGGACGTGCTCCATGCCCTCAACCCACGCCTGGTCATGGTGCGCCTGTCGGGCTTCGGCCAGACCGGGCCGATGAAAGACCAGCCGGGCTTCGGCGCGGTCGGCGAGTCCATGGGCGGGCTACGCTACATCACCGGTTTCGAGGACCGCCCACCGGTGCGTACCGGGATCTCCATCGGCGACTCCATTGCCGCGCTGTGGGGCGTGATCGGCGCGCTGATGGCCCTGCGTCATCGCGAGGTCAACGGTGGCGCGGGCCAGGTGGTGGACGTGGCGCTGTACGAGGCGATCTTCGCCATGATGGAGAGCATGGTCCCGGAGTTCGATGTGTTCGGTTTCATCCGCGAACGCACCGGCAACATCATGCCGGGCATCACCCCCTCCTGCATCCACACCACCGCCGATGGCCGTCACGTGCAGATCGGCGCCAACGGCGACGCGATCTTCAAGCGTTTCATGCAGGCCATCGGCCGCGACGACCTGGCCAACGATGCGGCCTTGACCACCAACGACGGCCGTGATGCCCGCCGCGACGAGCTGTACGGCGTCATCGACCGCTGGGTCAACAGCCTGCCACTCACCGAAGTAATGCAAACGCTGAACGAGGCTGAAGTACCGGCCAGCCGCATCTACTCCGCCGAGGACATGCTCGGTGACCCGCAATTCCTCGCCCGCGAAATGTTCCTCCAGGCTCGGCTGCCGGACGGCAAGCCCTTCAAGATGCCGGGCATCGTACCCAAGCTGTCCGACACCCCCGGGTCCGCCGAGTGGGTCGGCCCGGCACTGGGCGAACATACGGCCACGGTACTGGCCGGCCTGGGCTACGACGCTGCCGCCATTGCCCGCCTGCGCGCGGCCGGTACGGTGTGA
- a CDS encoding TIGR02285 family protein produces the protein MGIRHLPIVLCLLLTALVGQVAEARERLLWLVRDLPPFTIFEGPSKGQGVIDQLLPMLIARMPEYDHSIVRVNRARGLQMLQEPSFTCDPTLLWTPERARYVHFSQPSLGVLSTGLIVRKQDQALLAPYLEGQQVDLQRLLTETRLKLGIVAERSYSTQVDEVLRQLPDTAFSRHYGNDATASLLQMQQLGRLQLVLGYWPEMRYLIQQHNGSLDDYSFHPILGVNHYQFLHIGCSDTPLGREAIAHIDQMLPTLRRDTLPELYAHWLDPGLREGYLEQARHFFEQSEQPLR, from the coding sequence ATGGGTATCCGCCATCTGCCCATCGTACTCTGCCTGTTGCTGACCGCACTCGTGGGTCAGGTGGCCGAGGCCAGAGAACGCCTTTTGTGGCTGGTACGCGACCTGCCGCCATTCACCATCTTCGAAGGGCCGTCCAAGGGCCAGGGAGTGATCGACCAACTGTTGCCGATGCTGATCGCCCGGATGCCCGAGTACGACCACAGCATCGTCCGGGTCAACCGAGCCCGGGGCCTGCAGATGCTCCAGGAGCCCAGTTTCACCTGCGACCCGACCCTGCTGTGGACCCCCGAGCGCGCCAGATACGTGCATTTTTCCCAGCCATCGCTGGGCGTGCTCAGCACGGGTCTGATCGTGCGCAAGCAGGATCAGGCGCTGCTGGCGCCCTACCTCGAAGGCCAACAGGTCGACCTGCAGCGCTTGCTGACCGAGACCCGACTCAAACTGGGCATCGTCGCGGAGCGCAGCTACAGCACGCAGGTCGACGAGGTCCTGCGGCAACTGCCCGATACCGCCTTCAGCCGTCACTACGGCAACGATGCCACAGCCAGTCTGCTGCAGATGCAGCAATTGGGGCGCCTGCAACTGGTGCTCGGCTATTGGCCCGAGATGCGTTACCTGATCCAGCAGCACAATGGCTCGCTGGACGACTATAGTTTCCACCCCATCCTTGGCGTGAACCACTACCAATTCCTGCATATTGGCTGCTCGGACACCCCTCTGGGGCGTGAGGCGATTGCTCACATCGACCAGATGCTGCCGACCTTGCGTCGGGATACCTTGCCCGAACTTTATGCCCACTGGTTGGACCCAGGGCTGCGCGAGGGCTATTTGGAGCAGGCCAGGCATTTCTTCGAGCAGAGCGAACAGCCGCTACGCTGA
- a CDS encoding TetR/AcrR family transcriptional regulator produces MPHQGAAGIATAVAESVQYQGRKTVRQGSEQRRQQILDAAMRIVVRDGVRGVRHRAVAAEAGVPLSATTYYFKDIQDLLADTFAQYVERSAAYMAKLWTNTEGVLRQLLAQGDGTPEARAHLADEVARMLADYVLRQLNNRRDFLMAEQAFRQEALLCPRLAELVQAHEQILLHGARQILQVVGSRQPEQDAQMLTAIIEQMEYQGLLKDANAQADEQMLAILVRYLQMVLASA; encoded by the coding sequence ATGCCCCACCAGGGTGCCGCCGGTATCGCCACCGCCGTCGCCGAGAGCGTGCAGTATCAGGGCCGCAAGACCGTCCGCCAGGGCAGCGAGCAGCGCCGCCAGCAGATCCTCGACGCCGCCATGCGCATCGTCGTGCGCGATGGCGTGCGCGGCGTGCGCCACCGTGCCGTGGCTGCCGAGGCCGGCGTGCCGTTGTCGGCCACCACCTACTACTTCAAGGATATCCAGGACCTGCTGGCCGATACCTTCGCCCAGTACGTCGAACGCAGCGCGGCTTACATGGCCAAGCTGTGGACCAACACCGAAGGTGTGCTGCGCCAGTTGCTGGCCCAGGGCGACGGCACCCCCGAGGCCCGGGCGCACCTGGCCGATGAAGTGGCGCGCATGCTGGCCGACTACGTCCTGCGCCAGCTGAACAACCGCCGCGACTTCCTCATGGCCGAGCAGGCCTTCCGCCAGGAGGCGCTGCTGTGCCCGCGCCTGGCCGAGCTGGTGCAGGCCCACGAGCAGATCCTGCTGCATGGCGCACGGCAGATCCTGCAGGTTGTCGGCTCGCGCCAGCCCGAGCAGGATGCCCAGATGTTGACGGCGATAATCGAGCAGATGGAATATCAGGGCCTGCTCAAGGATGCGAATGCGCAGGCCGATGAGCAGATGCTCGCTATCCTTGTCCGATACCTGCAGATGGTGCTGGCTTCGGCCTGA
- a CDS encoding DUF3509 domain-containing protein — MERVCRLLNEALTPYQAQLGTADSRGCRQLTLYDEHGMLILQRGVCARQLVEQQLLIDLVDGLHRDLQIAEGRLQPCVIAALQHQRQMQGTFA; from the coding sequence ATGGAAAGAGTCTGCAGACTGCTCAACGAAGCCCTCACCCCTTACCAGGCCCAGCTCGGCACGGCCGATAGCCGTGGCTGCCGTCAGTTGACCCTCTATGACGAGCACGGGATGCTGATCCTCCAGCGCGGAGTCTGCGCACGTCAGTTGGTGGAGCAGCAGTTGCTGATCGACCTGGTCGATGGCCTGCACCGTGACCTGCAGATCGCCGAAGGCCGCCTGCAGCCTTGTGTGATCGCCGCCCTGCAACATCAACGACAGATGCAGGGAACCTTTGCCTGA
- a CDS encoding LolA-like protein: MKAWRVVLLTLSFLLLGGCLVTFDEPLPANQPAPKALLGQWSSKDAWGQPLKLSISRAGGNTYKAVARAQGKAPEEYAFTVARHGNRWYLSAGVPKRLGGNFLIGGFEVIDGKQLVVYNLDVEQVQQAVAKKELSGRNTEVPEDNGEGVLIDSPTERVLAYLEDPANSDLFVEVARFQRSGK, from the coding sequence ATGAAAGCCTGGCGTGTGGTGTTGTTGACCTTGTCATTCCTCCTGCTGGGCGGTTGTCTGGTGACGTTCGACGAGCCACTGCCGGCCAACCAGCCGGCGCCCAAGGCCCTGCTCGGGCAGTGGAGCAGCAAGGATGCCTGGGGCCAGCCGCTGAAACTGAGCATCAGCCGCGCGGGTGGCAATACCTACAAAGCGGTGGCCCGTGCCCAGGGCAAGGCCCCCGAGGAATACGCCTTCACCGTGGCCCGGCACGGCAACCGCTGGTACCTGTCGGCCGGGGTGCCCAAGCGCCTGGGTGGCAATTTCCTGATCGGTGGCTTCGAGGTGATCGACGGCAAGCAGCTGGTGGTCTACAACCTCGATGTCGAGCAGGTGCAGCAGGCTGTCGCCAAGAAAGAACTGAGCGGACGCAACACCGAAGTGCCGGAAGATAACGGCGAGGGCGTGCTGATCGACAGCCCGACCGAGCGGGTGCTGGCGTATCTGGAAGATCCCGCCAACTCCGATCTGTTCGTCGAGGTGGCGCGCTTCCAGCGTTCCGGTAAATAG